The Shewanella mangrovisoli genome has a window encoding:
- a CDS encoding cytochrome c3 family protein, with the protein MLDKLKKIWQVLNRPSVHYSLGFLTLGGFVAGVIFWGGFNTALEATNKEAFCIGCHEMENNVYQELQSTIHFTNRSGVRATCPDCHVPHNWTDKIARKMQASKEVWGKVFGTINTREKFENKRRELAEHEWERLKANDSLECRNCHNFTYMDFTRQSPRAAQMHSTSLASGEKTCIDCHKGIAHHLPDMAGVEGF; encoded by the coding sequence ATGTTAGATAAACTCAAAAAGATCTGGCAAGTTCTCAATCGTCCGAGTGTGCACTACAGTTTAGGGTTTTTAACCTTAGGTGGCTTTGTGGCGGGGGTGATCTTCTGGGGGGGCTTTAACACCGCGCTTGAAGCCACCAACAAAGAAGCCTTCTGTATCGGTTGCCATGAAATGGAAAATAACGTCTATCAAGAGTTACAGTCGACTATCCATTTCACGAACCGCAGTGGTGTGCGTGCGACTTGTCCTGACTGCCACGTACCGCACAACTGGACCGATAAGATTGCTCGTAAGATGCAGGCATCGAAAGAAGTGTGGGGTAAAGTGTTTGGTACCATCAATACCCGCGAAAAGTTTGAGAACAAACGTCGCGAGCTGGCCGAACATGAATGGGAGCGGTTAAAGGCAAACGACTCGCTTGAGTGCCGTAACTGCCATAACTTTACCTACATGGACTTTACCAGACAGTCGCCACGCGCCGCCCAGATGCACTCGACATCCTTGGCCAGTGGTGAGAAAACCTGTATCGATTGCCATAAGGGGATTGCCCATCATCTTCCCGATATGGCAGGGGTTGAAGGCTTCTAA
- a CDS encoding IS110 family transposase, which translates to MSDIYTIGIDLAKSVFQLCAFDKAGKKLVNRALRRNKVIKFLSNIAPCLIGMEACASSHYWAREIRKLGHEVRLMPPQYVKPYVKTNKNDMADAEAICEAVRRPTMRFVSVKSEEQQALLLLHREREGVIRDRTALINRIRASLQEFGVSVPAGRFQLRKWFREGFSLVEYQLPKLLVGHIKLMQTRLRELEQYAEYLDKQIDLASEVSDECQKVRGIPGVGRLTSSALVASIGDAKAFSSGRQLSAWMGLVPSQHSSGGKSLLLGISKRGDTYLRRMFIHGARAVMRHLKEGKPFFGWVTSLLKRMHKNKVIVALANKLVRISWAVLAKEENFSVERTY; encoded by the coding sequence ATGAGTGATATTTATACAATCGGAATTGATTTAGCCAAGTCAGTTTTTCAATTATGTGCGTTTGATAAGGCAGGGAAAAAACTAGTAAATAGAGCCTTAAGAAGAAATAAAGTCATTAAGTTTTTAAGCAATATAGCCCCTTGTCTTATAGGAATGGAAGCCTGTGCCAGTTCTCATTATTGGGCTCGAGAAATAAGGAAGCTAGGCCATGAAGTCAGGCTCATGCCACCTCAGTATGTAAAGCCTTACGTAAAGACAAATAAGAACGATATGGCTGATGCTGAAGCGATTTGTGAAGCTGTTCGCCGACCAACGATGCGATTTGTTTCCGTTAAAAGTGAAGAGCAACAAGCTTTATTGCTGCTTCATCGAGAAAGAGAAGGCGTAATCAGAGACCGTACCGCATTAATCAATAGAATCAGGGCAAGCCTTCAAGAATTTGGTGTGAGTGTTCCTGCAGGAAGATTTCAGCTAAGAAAATGGTTTAGAGAAGGTTTTAGCTTGGTAGAGTATCAGTTGCCAAAGCTGCTGGTTGGGCACATTAAATTAATGCAAACACGTTTAAGAGAGCTTGAACAGTATGCGGAATATTTGGATAAGCAGATAGATCTCGCGAGTGAAGTCAGTGATGAGTGTCAGAAGGTCAGGGGTATCCCTGGTGTTGGTCGCCTAACCTCATCCGCATTAGTTGCCAGTATTGGTGATGCAAAAGCGTTTTCATCAGGGCGCCAGTTATCCGCTTGGATGGGATTAGTGCCAAGTCAGCACTCGAGTGGAGGTAAGTCACTGCTGCTAGGTATCAGTAAGCGAGGAGATACCTACTTAAGACGTATGTTTATCCATGGTGCTAGAGCAGTGATGAGACATTTGAAAGAAGGAAAACCGTTCTTTGGATGGGTAACCTCGTTGCTCAAGAGAATGCATAAAAATAAAGTGATTGTAGCGTTAGCTAATAAACTGGTTCGTATCTCTTGGGCTGTATTGGCCAAAGAAGAAAATTTTAGCGTAGAACGAACCTATTAA